A section of the Gasterosteus aculeatus chromosome 10, fGasAcu3.hap1.1, whole genome shotgun sequence genome encodes:
- the LOC120826487 gene encoding uncharacterized protein LOC120826487 isoform X4 has product MFHPVNICFLPTCPTAKMLQRCFMLLLVAMAAVSLAAPVSEGRTVDDMISQTETDDQSYKNLLENATDNQEKVSEAQTEQQSVETARDDSSPEENLVDTEEQSVETTRDDSSLEENIVKTEDQSMETARDDSSLEENVAKTEEQSMETARDDSSPEENLVETEEPSVETARDDSSQEENVAKTEEQSVETDGEDRSPEEKLIETEEQSAETARDDSSPEQNAVKTEEQSVETDRDDSSPEENIAKTEEQSVETDGDDSSPEENVAKTEEQLVETDGDDSSPEENVAKTEEQSVETDKEDRSPEENLVGTEEQSVETTRDDSSPEENIAKTEEQSVETGGDDSSPEEKIVETEEQSVETAEGYRSQEENVAKTDEQSVDATGDDSSPKENIVETEEQSVETAGDNIPDDIRDRSLEISTTSNEDNSDVVAVKDDSDNAEEIDQQIPETAASSEAPSTDQPDDSIAAKVSYIVVV; this is encoded by the exons ATGTTTCATCCTGTTAACATTTGTTTCCTGCCGACTTGTCCAACAGCAAAAATGCTCCAACG GTGTTTTATGTTGCTgcttgttgccatggcagctgTCTCTCTCGCGGCACCAGTCTCTG AGGGAAGAACAGTTGACG ATATGATCTCTCAAACTGAAACCGATGACCAGTCTTACAAGAACTTATTAGAGAATGCAACTGACAACCAGGAGAAAGTCAGTGAGGCACAGACTGAGCAGCAATCAGTGGAGACAGCCAGAGATGATAGTTCACCGGAGGAGAACCTAGTAGACACTGAGGAGCAATCAGTGGAGACAACCAGAGATGATAGCTCACTTGAAGAGAACATAGTAAAGACTGAGGATCAGTCAATGGAGACAGCCAGAGATGATAGCTCACTAGAAGAGAACGTAGCAAAGACTGAGGAGCAGTCAATGGAGACAGCCAGAGATGATAGCTCGCCAGAGGAGAACCTAGTAGAGACTGAGGAGCCATCAGTGGAGACAGCCAGAGATGATAGCTCACAAGAGGAGAACGTAGCAAAGACTGAGGAGCAGTCAGTGGAGACAGACGGAGAAGATCGCTCACCAGAAGAGAAGCTAATAGAGACTGAGGAGCAATCAGCGGAGACAGCCAGAGATGATAGCTCACCAGAGCAGAATGCAGTAAAGACTGAGGAGCAGTCTGTGGAGACCGACAGAGATGATAGCTCACCTGAGGAGAACATAGCAAAGACTGAGGAGCAGTCAGTGGAGACAGATGGAGATGATAGCTCACCAGAGGAGAACGTAGCAAAGACTGAGGAGCAGTTAGTGGAGACAGATGGAGATGATAGCTCACCAGAGGAGAACGTAGCAAAGACTGAGGAGCAGTCAGTGGAGACAGACAAAGAAGATCGCTCACCAGAGGAGAACCTTGTAGGGACTGAGGAGCAATCAGTGGAGACAACCAGAGATGATAGCTCACCAGAGGAGAACATAGCAAAGACTGAGGAGCAGTCAGTGGAGACTGGTGGAGATGATAGCTCACCAGAGGAGAAAATAGTAGAAACTGAGGAGCAATCAGTGGAGACAGCCGAAGGCTACAGGTCACAAGAGGAGAACGTAGCAAAGACTGATGAGCAATCAGTGGATGCAACTGGAGATGATAGTTCACCTAAGGAGAACATAGTAGAGACTGAGGAGCAATCAGTGGAGACAGCTGGAGATAATATACCAGATGATATTCGGGACAGGAGTCTAGAGATTAGTACAACTAGTAATGAAGACAACTCCGATGTTGTGGCTGTGAAAGACGACTCAGACAACGCAGAGGAAATTGATCAGCAGATTCCAGAAACTGCTGCCTCTTCTGAAG CACCATCCACTGACCAACCTGATGACTCTATTGCTGCAAAGG TGTCATACATAGTTGTTGTCTGA
- the LOC120826487 gene encoding uncharacterized protein LOC120826487 isoform X3, with translation MFHPVNICFLPTCPTAKMLQRCFMLLLVAMAAVSLAAPVSEGRTVDDSSQAPKAQDMISQTETDDQSYKNLLENATDNQEKVSEAQTEQQSVETARDDSSPEENLVDTEEQSVETTRDDSSLEENIVKTEDQSMETARDDSSLEENVAKTEEQSMETARDDSSPEENLVETEEPSVETARDDSSQEENVAKTEEQSVETDGEDRSPEEKLIETEEQSAETARDDSSPEQNAVKTEEQSVETDRDDSSPEENIAKTEEQSVETDGDDSSPEENVAKTEEQLVETDGDDSSPEENVAKTEEQSVETDKEDRSPEENLVGTEEQSVETTRDDSSPEENIAKTEEQSVETGGDDSSPEEKIVETEEQSVETAEGYRSQEENVAKTDEQSVDATGDDSSPKENIVETEEQSVETAGDNIPDDIRDRSLEISTTSNEDNSDVVAVKDDSDNAEEIDQQIPETAASSEAPSTDQPDDSIAAKVSYIVVV, from the exons ATGTTTCATCCTGTTAACATTTGTTTCCTGCCGACTTGTCCAACAGCAAAAATGCTCCAACG GTGTTTTATGTTGCTgcttgttgccatggcagctgTCTCTCTCGCGGCACCAGTCTCTG AGGGAAGAACAGTTGACG ATTCCAGTCAGGCACCCAAAGCACaag ATATGATCTCTCAAACTGAAACCGATGACCAGTCTTACAAGAACTTATTAGAGAATGCAACTGACAACCAGGAGAAAGTCAGTGAGGCACAGACTGAGCAGCAATCAGTGGAGACAGCCAGAGATGATAGTTCACCGGAGGAGAACCTAGTAGACACTGAGGAGCAATCAGTGGAGACAACCAGAGATGATAGCTCACTTGAAGAGAACATAGTAAAGACTGAGGATCAGTCAATGGAGACAGCCAGAGATGATAGCTCACTAGAAGAGAACGTAGCAAAGACTGAGGAGCAGTCAATGGAGACAGCCAGAGATGATAGCTCGCCAGAGGAGAACCTAGTAGAGACTGAGGAGCCATCAGTGGAGACAGCCAGAGATGATAGCTCACAAGAGGAGAACGTAGCAAAGACTGAGGAGCAGTCAGTGGAGACAGACGGAGAAGATCGCTCACCAGAAGAGAAGCTAATAGAGACTGAGGAGCAATCAGCGGAGACAGCCAGAGATGATAGCTCACCAGAGCAGAATGCAGTAAAGACTGAGGAGCAGTCTGTGGAGACCGACAGAGATGATAGCTCACCTGAGGAGAACATAGCAAAGACTGAGGAGCAGTCAGTGGAGACAGATGGAGATGATAGCTCACCAGAGGAGAACGTAGCAAAGACTGAGGAGCAGTTAGTGGAGACAGATGGAGATGATAGCTCACCAGAGGAGAACGTAGCAAAGACTGAGGAGCAGTCAGTGGAGACAGACAAAGAAGATCGCTCACCAGAGGAGAACCTTGTAGGGACTGAGGAGCAATCAGTGGAGACAACCAGAGATGATAGCTCACCAGAGGAGAACATAGCAAAGACTGAGGAGCAGTCAGTGGAGACTGGTGGAGATGATAGCTCACCAGAGGAGAAAATAGTAGAAACTGAGGAGCAATCAGTGGAGACAGCCGAAGGCTACAGGTCACAAGAGGAGAACGTAGCAAAGACTGATGAGCAATCAGTGGATGCAACTGGAGATGATAGTTCACCTAAGGAGAACATAGTAGAGACTGAGGAGCAATCAGTGGAGACAGCTGGAGATAATATACCAGATGATATTCGGGACAGGAGTCTAGAGATTAGTACAACTAGTAATGAAGACAACTCCGATGTTGTGGCTGTGAAAGACGACTCAGACAACGCAGAGGAAATTGATCAGCAGATTCCAGAAACTGCTGCCTCTTCTGAAG CACCATCCACTGACCAACCTGATGACTCTATTGCTGCAAAGG TGTCATACATAGTTGTTGTCTGA
- the LOC120826487 gene encoding uncharacterized protein LOC120826487 isoform X1, which produces MFHPVNICFLPTCPTAKMLQRCFMLLLVAMAAVSLAAPVSEGRTVDEITITLLDETANGSDGPSQNSLSQDSSQAPKAQDMISQTETDDQSYKNLLENATDNQEKVSEAQTEQQSVETARDDSSPEENLVDTEEQSVETTRDDSSLEENIVKTEDQSMETARDDSSLEENVAKTEEQSMETARDDSSPEENLVETEEPSVETARDDSSQEENVAKTEEQSVETDGEDRSPEEKLIETEEQSAETARDDSSPEQNAVKTEEQSVETDRDDSSPEENIAKTEEQSVETDGDDSSPEENVAKTEEQLVETDGDDSSPEENVAKTEEQSVETDKEDRSPEENLVGTEEQSVETTRDDSSPEENIAKTEEQSVETGGDDSSPEEKIVETEEQSVETAEGYRSQEENVAKTDEQSVDATGDDSSPKENIVETEEQSVETAGDNIPDDIRDRSLEISTTSNEDNSDVVAVKDDSDNAEEIDQQIPETAASSEAPSTDQPDDSIAAKVSYIVVV; this is translated from the exons ATGTTTCATCCTGTTAACATTTGTTTCCTGCCGACTTGTCCAACAGCAAAAATGCTCCAACG GTGTTTTATGTTGCTgcttgttgccatggcagctgTCTCTCTCGCGGCACCAGTCTCTG AGGGAAGAACAGTTGACG AGATAACAATAACGCTGCTAGATGAAACAGCAAATG GCTCCGATGGACCCTCTCAAAATAGCCTGTCTCAAG ATTCCAGTCAGGCACCCAAAGCACaag ATATGATCTCTCAAACTGAAACCGATGACCAGTCTTACAAGAACTTATTAGAGAATGCAACTGACAACCAGGAGAAAGTCAGTGAGGCACAGACTGAGCAGCAATCAGTGGAGACAGCCAGAGATGATAGTTCACCGGAGGAGAACCTAGTAGACACTGAGGAGCAATCAGTGGAGACAACCAGAGATGATAGCTCACTTGAAGAGAACATAGTAAAGACTGAGGATCAGTCAATGGAGACAGCCAGAGATGATAGCTCACTAGAAGAGAACGTAGCAAAGACTGAGGAGCAGTCAATGGAGACAGCCAGAGATGATAGCTCGCCAGAGGAGAACCTAGTAGAGACTGAGGAGCCATCAGTGGAGACAGCCAGAGATGATAGCTCACAAGAGGAGAACGTAGCAAAGACTGAGGAGCAGTCAGTGGAGACAGACGGAGAAGATCGCTCACCAGAAGAGAAGCTAATAGAGACTGAGGAGCAATCAGCGGAGACAGCCAGAGATGATAGCTCACCAGAGCAGAATGCAGTAAAGACTGAGGAGCAGTCTGTGGAGACCGACAGAGATGATAGCTCACCTGAGGAGAACATAGCAAAGACTGAGGAGCAGTCAGTGGAGACAGATGGAGATGATAGCTCACCAGAGGAGAACGTAGCAAAGACTGAGGAGCAGTTAGTGGAGACAGATGGAGATGATAGCTCACCAGAGGAGAACGTAGCAAAGACTGAGGAGCAGTCAGTGGAGACAGACAAAGAAGATCGCTCACCAGAGGAGAACCTTGTAGGGACTGAGGAGCAATCAGTGGAGACAACCAGAGATGATAGCTCACCAGAGGAGAACATAGCAAAGACTGAGGAGCAGTCAGTGGAGACTGGTGGAGATGATAGCTCACCAGAGGAGAAAATAGTAGAAACTGAGGAGCAATCAGTGGAGACAGCCGAAGGCTACAGGTCACAAGAGGAGAACGTAGCAAAGACTGATGAGCAATCAGTGGATGCAACTGGAGATGATAGTTCACCTAAGGAGAACATAGTAGAGACTGAGGAGCAATCAGTGGAGACAGCTGGAGATAATATACCAGATGATATTCGGGACAGGAGTCTAGAGATTAGTACAACTAGTAATGAAGACAACTCCGATGTTGTGGCTGTGAAAGACGACTCAGACAACGCAGAGGAAATTGATCAGCAGATTCCAGAAACTGCTGCCTCTTCTGAAG CACCATCCACTGACCAACCTGATGACTCTATTGCTGCAAAGG TGTCATACATAGTTGTTGTCTGA
- the LOC120826487 gene encoding uncharacterized protein LOC120826487 isoform X2 translates to MFHPVNICFLPTCPTAKMLQRCFMLLLVAMAAVSLAAPVSEGRTVDEITITLLDETANDMISQTETDDQSYKNLLENATDNQEKVSEAQTEQQSVETARDDSSPEENLVDTEEQSVETTRDDSSLEENIVKTEDQSMETARDDSSLEENVAKTEEQSMETARDDSSPEENLVETEEPSVETARDDSSQEENVAKTEEQSVETDGEDRSPEEKLIETEEQSAETARDDSSPEQNAVKTEEQSVETDRDDSSPEENIAKTEEQSVETDGDDSSPEENVAKTEEQLVETDGDDSSPEENVAKTEEQSVETDKEDRSPEENLVGTEEQSVETTRDDSSPEENIAKTEEQSVETGGDDSSPEEKIVETEEQSVETAEGYRSQEENVAKTDEQSVDATGDDSSPKENIVETEEQSVETAGDNIPDDIRDRSLEISTTSNEDNSDVVAVKDDSDNAEEIDQQIPETAASSEAPSTDQPDDSIAAKVSYIVVV, encoded by the exons ATGTTTCATCCTGTTAACATTTGTTTCCTGCCGACTTGTCCAACAGCAAAAATGCTCCAACG GTGTTTTATGTTGCTgcttgttgccatggcagctgTCTCTCTCGCGGCACCAGTCTCTG AGGGAAGAACAGTTGACG AGATAACAATAACGCTGCTAGATGAAACAGCAAATG ATATGATCTCTCAAACTGAAACCGATGACCAGTCTTACAAGAACTTATTAGAGAATGCAACTGACAACCAGGAGAAAGTCAGTGAGGCACAGACTGAGCAGCAATCAGTGGAGACAGCCAGAGATGATAGTTCACCGGAGGAGAACCTAGTAGACACTGAGGAGCAATCAGTGGAGACAACCAGAGATGATAGCTCACTTGAAGAGAACATAGTAAAGACTGAGGATCAGTCAATGGAGACAGCCAGAGATGATAGCTCACTAGAAGAGAACGTAGCAAAGACTGAGGAGCAGTCAATGGAGACAGCCAGAGATGATAGCTCGCCAGAGGAGAACCTAGTAGAGACTGAGGAGCCATCAGTGGAGACAGCCAGAGATGATAGCTCACAAGAGGAGAACGTAGCAAAGACTGAGGAGCAGTCAGTGGAGACAGACGGAGAAGATCGCTCACCAGAAGAGAAGCTAATAGAGACTGAGGAGCAATCAGCGGAGACAGCCAGAGATGATAGCTCACCAGAGCAGAATGCAGTAAAGACTGAGGAGCAGTCTGTGGAGACCGACAGAGATGATAGCTCACCTGAGGAGAACATAGCAAAGACTGAGGAGCAGTCAGTGGAGACAGATGGAGATGATAGCTCACCAGAGGAGAACGTAGCAAAGACTGAGGAGCAGTTAGTGGAGACAGATGGAGATGATAGCTCACCAGAGGAGAACGTAGCAAAGACTGAGGAGCAGTCAGTGGAGACAGACAAAGAAGATCGCTCACCAGAGGAGAACCTTGTAGGGACTGAGGAGCAATCAGTGGAGACAACCAGAGATGATAGCTCACCAGAGGAGAACATAGCAAAGACTGAGGAGCAGTCAGTGGAGACTGGTGGAGATGATAGCTCACCAGAGGAGAAAATAGTAGAAACTGAGGAGCAATCAGTGGAGACAGCCGAAGGCTACAGGTCACAAGAGGAGAACGTAGCAAAGACTGATGAGCAATCAGTGGATGCAACTGGAGATGATAGTTCACCTAAGGAGAACATAGTAGAGACTGAGGAGCAATCAGTGGAGACAGCTGGAGATAATATACCAGATGATATTCGGGACAGGAGTCTAGAGATTAGTACAACTAGTAATGAAGACAACTCCGATGTTGTGGCTGTGAAAGACGACTCAGACAACGCAGAGGAAATTGATCAGCAGATTCCAGAAACTGCTGCCTCTTCTGAAG CACCATCCACTGACCAACCTGATGACTCTATTGCTGCAAAGG TGTCATACATAGTTGTTGTCTGA